One Streptomyces umbrinus genomic window, CGCCGCGCGGAGGACAGCCGGCGAGTCCTGGAGCGCGGTCTCGGAGAGACCCGGATCGGTGGACACCTACCCGCCCGCACGGACGCAGGATCTGCTGGACCTCTGACCACGGGAGCCGTGCGCGTTGGTAGCGTCGGCGTGTGCCGTGCCGGCCGGTGCGGTGTGCCGCTCGACCGGGAGAGATCTGATGTCCCCGACGATTCGCAGGGCCGTGATCCCCGCCGCCGGACTCGGCTCCCGTCTACTGCCGCTCACGAAGGCGACGCCGAAGGAGATGCTCCCGGTCGGCGACAAGCCGGTCATCGAGCACACCGTGCGCGAGCTGGTGGACTCCGGCATCACCGACATCACCATCGTCGTGTCCGGCGGCAAGAGCCTCATCCAGGACCACTTCCGCCCGAACCCCGCCCTCGTCGAACAACTCCGCGAGGACGGCAAGACGAGCTACGCGGACGCCGTGGAGGAGGTCGCGGAGCTCGCCCGCCAGGGCCACATCACCTACCTGGACCAGTACGGCCCGTACGGCAACGGCACCCCGGTGCTGAACGCCGCCCGCGCCTTCGGCAACGAGCCGGTGCTGGTGCTGTGGCCCGACGACGTCTTCGTGGCCGAGGTCCCCCGCGCCCAGCAGCTGATCCGCGCGTACGAGCAGACCGGCTGCCCCGTGCTGGCCCTGATGCCGATGGACCCCACCGACTCCCAGCGCTATGGCGTGCCCATCGTCAAGGAGGACCTCGGGGACGGCCAGCTGCGGATCACCGGCCTGGTCGAGAAGCCCGACCCCAAGGCCGCCCCGTCGTCGTACGCGGCCATCGGCGGTTACGTCGTGACCCCCGGCATCATCGACGAACTGCGCGAGCAGACACGCCGCTGGTACGAGCACAGGACCGGCGAGGTCTATCTGACCGACGCCATCAACGCCTACGCCTCCACCCGCGCGGTGTACGGCCAGGTCATCAAGGGCCGCTGGTACGACACCGGGAACCCGGCCGACTACCTCGTCGCCCAGATGGCGTTCGCCCTCTCCCACCCCGAGTACGGCCCCCTCCTGCGCGGCCTGGTCGCCGGACTCGATGCCGACCCCGCTGTCGAGAACGTGCCGGAACCCAGGATCTAGCCTGCTGTTTTGGCTCTGGTTGACGCCCTCACGGCAGCGGACCGTCCGTCGCCGCGGGCGCGCTGTGGCGGGCGCGGACGATCTCGATCACGGTGTCGGTCGTGCGGTCCAGGTAGCTGCGGCCGTCGGGCAGCAGGACGTCCGGGCTGATGTAGCTGGTCGGCCGAGGTGAGTGGCCGGGTCGAGCCGACGCACGGTGATCTTTCCAGCGCGGTCGGCACGGTTCGAGCCGCTGCGGCGGAACAGCCGCCAACGCTGAGGGAAGATCCAAGTGCCAACTCGCTCGATCCGGTCGCGCGCACTGGTGAGCTGATGCACCTGCTCGCCGTGGGTGAGGTCGTTGGCGCCCTTGTGGAACCCACCGCACGGCACGGGCGCCTCATGCGTTGCACAGCCGGTCGGCGTCATCCGAGCAGTGGCCGTACTGAACAGGCTCAGCGGGTGCGGGAGGTGGCACGGCCGCTCAGCAGACGAAGGTGACATCGGGGAGACTCGCTGAGGGACCGTCCAGAACATGGTCGTTGTGGTCTCGCAGCCAGCGGTCGAAGAACGAGGTGACACAGGTTCGGATCACCGTGACCGCACGGGTGGGGTCGATCGTGCCGATGGTCTCTTCGACGATGTCCTGGCCGAGGCCGGTCTGGGGCATGACTGCCGCGAGATCGGTGTACGTCTGGTGCCGGGAGCCGCGCAGGGTCAGGTCGCGGCGCCATCCGGTGCCGTGCGACCAGAACGCCGCCCATGACGGCTCGGTTCGCGCGTGGTCGCTGCCTTCACGGCCCATCAGGAGGAAGGGGCGGTCCAGGCCGTGGGTGGCAACGGGCGAGAGATTGGTTCCGTTGGGTTCCTGGTTGAACTCCAGGGTGCCGTCCAGGTCGATCCCGGCTCGGATCCGCCGGTCCTCGTACATGCTCTGAGCGGCGGTGAATCCGCCTCCCGACTGGCCGGCCAGGCCGACCCGGTGGGTGTCGAGCACGTCCGACAGCCCGTGCGGCAGCGTGCCGAGCCGATGCACCACGAAGCGGGCGTCGTCGACCCGGGCGCGCAACGTCTTCTCCAGCAGAGCGGGAACAGTGCCCTCACGCTGAGCCCGCGCGAATTCCTCGAGCAGAACCTCGTTCGTCTTGACCGAGCCGTCTGGAAACCGCACGCCTGGAGGCTCGTAGGTGTGGTCGACGGTGACAACGACGTAGCCGTGGCTGGCCAGTTCCTCGGCCAGCACGGTGCCCCAGGAGCGAGGGTCGCCGACACCCGGCGAATACACCACCACCGGCCGACGCCCGCCGCGTGGGTCCGCGGGCGCCTGATGGTAGGCGTGCGTTCGGGTGCCCGCCCAGTCCACCGTGCCCGACGGGATGCGATGCGGCTCCAGGGCATCGAATCGCTCAGCCGCACCGCGCTCCATGTACGGCGCGAGGCGTTGCCATCGGCGTGGTGCGAGAGCCGGATACCAGACACTGATCATCAGCTCGCGGTGACGCACCGACGGCACCCACGGGTCGGGCCGAGTACGGTCCAACAGCCGCAGTGAGACCGTACCGATCGTGCACGGTCCCGTCGGCTCGGGAAGACGGAGCCGGATCGCCGAACGGCGGGCCGGCCGGGACTGGGCCCGGGCGGCAGGCGCACCCGCCAGCGGCGACATCGCCAGAGCAGTTGCTGCCAGAAACTCGCGGCGTGGAAGAGCGAAGGATGACATGCCGTCCATCCTCGACACGACCACCGACGGGGTCACTCGTGCTACCCCCAACTGCCCTGGTTCGGGTTTCCCCCGGATACGTGCCCTTGCCCTGATCGTGCATGGACGGACTCAGGCATGCAGTGTGGGCCGGTAGATGAGCTCTTGGATGTGGCCGTCGAGCGTCCTGTGCTCGATCAGCTCCAGGTCGAAGTCGGCCGCACCCTGGAAGATCGGGGCCAGCCCGCTCTGACCGGTGATCACAGGGAAGAGCGTCACCTGGACGCGGTCGACCAGACCGGCGGCCATCAGCGCCCGGTTCATCGACAGGCTGCCGTGCGAGCGCAACGGCACCTCGGACTCCTCCTTGAGCCGGGCGACGACGTCGACGGCGTCACCGCTCACGACGTTCGCATCCGGCCAGTCGAGAGGTCCCTCCAGTGTGGTCGAGACCACCGTTGCCGGCAGGTTCCTCATCCGCGTGACCCACGGGTCACGCACCTCGGACTCCTCGGTGCTCGATGCCAGCATCTGCGCGAACTCCCGATACGTGTTGGCCCCGAAGACCATCCGCTGCTCCTCGCCGTACAGGCCGAGGCGGTGGTCGAGGAGCTCGGGACCCTGCTTGCCCCAGTAGCCGGTCCAGTCGCCGCCGGCAGCGCCGAAGCCGTCGAGGCTGCAGAAGACGTCGAACGTGTAGGTGACCGTCATGGTGCTCTCCTCAAGTGTGGTGATCGCTTGTGTGGATAGGGACTGGCGACCACGGCGAAACTCATCGCCCTTGGACGGAGCAGAAACCGTGCCAGGGGTCGTCGTCCTGCAGCGCCTCGTCGAGGGCTGCTACGCACTGGGCCAGTTGTTCGGAGAACGCCGCGGCGATCAGCGAGCCGCGCGTCGGGAAGTGCCGGTAGAGGGTGGCGGCACCCACACCTGCTCTGCGCGCGATCGCGCTGGAGGGCACGTCGGTGCCATTGAGTGCGTACGCCTCGCGGGCGGCCTGGAGGAGCCGGGCGCGGTTGTGCCTGGCGTCGGCTCTCTGTCCCGTGGCTCACGTGCCGGAGGCGGTGGAGGGCGGGTTCCGAGACGGTTGAGCAGGCATGTCTCTCACTTAACCACAAACGGAAGAGGTCGTCCGTTTAGCCGGTTGGCGTGATCTGGTGCCGCGGTGCCCCGCAGCCGGCGCTCTGCCGCAGAGGTGAGGGTTGCGAGCCCGCCTTCTGAACGACTTGTCATGTGTACGGAGGTTGTCCGTGTTTGCTGTGCAGTACCACCGCTACGGCGTCCCCGAGGTCCTCGGAGTGGAGGAGGCTGATGAGCCCACGCCGGTCCCGGTCAGGTTCGCATCGCGGTGCGTGCCACCGGTGTCACCCCTGCTGACTCCTACCTGCGCTCAGGGATACTGCAGGACATCGTCTCCCTGGACTTCCCCCACATCCCCGGCCTGGATGCCGCGGGGATCGTCGCCGAGTTGGGCGAGGGGGTGACCGGCACCGCCGTAGGAGACGCGGTCTTCGGTCTCGTCCCCTTCACGGATCTGGGAGGGCCGCGGCCCAGTACGCCGTGTTGGAGGCGTGGGCACCCAAGCCTCGGTCATGGTCTTTCGAGGAAGCCGGTGGCGCCGCGGGCAACATCGACACGGCCACGCGCGTACTGGACGCCTTGGAAGCCACCGAGGGCATGACCTTCCTGATCGATGGTGCCGCAGGAGGCGTCGGCACCATCGCCGCGCAACTCGCCCACGCCCGCGGCCTCTTCGTCATCGGCACCGCGAGCGAACCCAACCACGGCTTCCTCGACCAACTCGGCGTCCTACCGGTCGCCTACGGGCCCGGTCTGGCCGATCGCCTTGCCCCGCCGGCTCCGCACGGTGTCGACGTGGTTCTGGACGCGGCCGGGAAGGGCTCCCTTGCCGAACTGGTGGCCATCGCCGGAGACCCGTACCGCGTCGTGACGATCGCAGACTTCGACGCCGATCGGCACGGAGTGCGGTTCTCCCGCTCCGGAACAGGTGAGCCGACAGGCTGGGCGGGACTTCCGTTGGCGGCCGACCTTGCCGATCACGGCCGCCTCAACGTCCCGCTGCACGCCGTGTTCCCGCTGAAGGAGGCCTCCACAGCGAACGAGGTCAGCGCCAACGGCCACGCGCGCGGCAAGATCGTCATCACCGTGCCCTGACCCGGCGGACGATCCGGCCCGCACCCACTGGACGGCGCTCCCCCGCCGACGCGCTTCGCCCTGCCCGGCCAAATCAGTCGGGATCCAGGTGAGCCGTCCCAAGTTCCGGGGACAGCCGGGCCGGATCCACTTCCGTCACGGCGGTCTTCGCGTCCAGTTCCCAACCCTTCCCGTACGCCGCGGCGAAGGCTTCCTCGCCCAGCGCGGCCCGCCCCCGGCGGGTGAGGTGGCGAACCTGGCGATCGGTGCGGTCGTGGGCGCCGCGCAGCCGGGAGGCGGCGCCGAGCAGGACGGCGGTCTCGTGGTGCCGACCGTGCGCCTCGGCGAGCGCGGCCGTGTTGACCGCGACCAGCGACAGGATCGGCAGGTCCCGGGTCTCCAGCGCCGCCGCGTACGCCTTCGCCAGCGCCCTCGCCGCACCGGCCAAGTCGCCCGTCACCAGGCAGAGCGAGGCGCGTGCGCTGCCGACCAGCGTCCGCCCGTGGTCACCGGGGAACGGGGGGTCGCCGTGCAGGCCCCTTTCAGCTCTGTCGAGCAGTTCCCGTGCCCGGTCCAGGTCGCCGAGCCGCACCCACAGGACGGCCTCCCACGCGTCGACCAGAAGCAGCATCTCCCGCGAGTCAGCGCGCAGCGCCCGCTCCCGGGCAGAGTCGATCATCGCGATCACCAGGTCTGTATCGCCGCGCCGCAGGTGCAGGTCGATCCAGCGCAGGTCGCCGAACACCTCGTCGCCGAGGCTGAGCGAGCCGAACTCACCTGCCAGCGACCGGGCTTCGCGCAGGTCGGCCAACGCGCCGTCGAGGTCGTCGTCGTACTGCCTCAACTGGGCACGCAACGGCAGCACGTTGGCCTGGCCCCAGCGGTCGCCGACCTGCCAGAAACAGACCAGGGCCGCTTCGACGTCGGTGCGCATCCCGTCGAGCTCGCCCGCGTTCTCGGCGAACTGGGCCCGGAACATGCGGGCCAGCCCGGACAGCCACACGTCGTCGCTGTCGGCCAGGCGCTCGACAAGCGCGGGCGTGGTCCTCTCCCCCTGCAGGAACGCCAGCGGGAGCGCGGCGAGCGCGCCGTACGGGCCGGGCAGCTCCGGGTACGAGAGCAACCGGTCGGCCAGCTCTCGCAGCTCGGCCTGGTCGCCGCTGGCGGCATCATCAGCGGTTGTCCCCTGCCAGGCGTCGACCTGGTTGAGCAGGCGGATCGCGCGGGCGCAGTCTCGGTCGGGCGTCGGCTCTCCGCCTGGCACCGACAGAGCCTCGCCCAGCCAGTAGGCCGCGTCGGACTGCCGGTCGAACATCTGCCAGTACCAGGTCAGGTTCAGGGCGAGGGCGACCGCACCGGGAGCGTCACCGGTGTCGCACCGCCGACGCAGGGCCGCGAGCGTGTTGTCGTACTCGGTGCCGATGACTCGTATGGCCGCGAGCTGGCCGGACCCACGCAGCTGCGGGTCGTGGCGGGCCATCAGCTCGGCGAAGTGGCCGGCGGCCAGATCGCGTGCGGTGCCGAGGTCGCCCATCTCGGTCAAGCGGTCGGTGCCGTACTCGCGCAGCGTCTCCAGCATGCGGTAGCGGCCCGGGGCGGACGCGAGCTGCAGCAGCGAGCGGTCGACCAGGCCGGCGAGCAGCTCGGGGATTTCGGCGGCCGGCACTGCGGTGTCGGCGCAGACCGCGGTGGCCGAGGCGGGCGTGACGCCGCCGGGCAGGATCGAAATGCGTTCGGCGACCGTACGTTCGTGCACGCTCAGCAGGTCCCAGCTCCAGGCGATGACCGCGCGCAATGTGCGGTGCCGGGGCAGCGCGGTGCGGTTGCCGGTGCTGAGCAGCCGGAACCGGTCGGAGAGCCCGTCGGCGAGTTCGGGCAGGGACAGCGTCCGCAGTCGGGCCGCGGCCAGTTCGAGTGCCAGTGGCATGCCGTCCAGGCTGCGGACCACCCGCCGGATCTCGGGCAGTGTCGTCTCGTCGGCCTCGAAGCCGGGGCGTACGGCCGCGGCTCGCTCGCTGAACAGGCGTACCGATGCCGCCCGTCGGGCCTGTTCGACGCCGTCGTCCGGGCCGGGCAGGGCGAGCGGGCCGAGAGGCACGAGTGACTCGCCGTCGACCGCGAGGGGTTCGCGGCTGGTGGCGAGCACGCGCAGCCCGGCGCAGCGGGACAGCAGTGCCGCGACCAGGTGGGCCACGGCGTCGATCAGGTGCTCGCAGTTGTCGACCAGCAACAGGCTCTCCCGGCCGCCGAGTTGGTCGACGAGTACGTCCAGTTCGTCGCCCTCCACTCGCGTCCGGGCCTCGAACATCACGCCGCCGCGCAGCCCGATCCCGGCGAGCAGGGCCGCGCCGACCTTGGCCGGCTCGGTCACCGAGGCGAGATCGATCATCCACGCGCCGTCGCGGTACTCGTGGCGGTGGTGGCGGGCGGCCTCGACGGCGAGCCGGGTCTTGCCGGCGCCGCCGGGACCGAGCACGGTGACCAGGCGCCCGGCGGCGAGCAGCGTGTCGATCCTGGCGAGGTCGTCGTCGCGCCCGATGAAGCTGGTCAACGGGGCGGGCAGGTTGCTCGGCCTGGTCTGCCAGGCGTCGGTGTCCGGGGCGGGCCGCTCCGCGCGCAGCAGGCTCAGGTGGCGCTCGCGCAGGGCGGCGCCCGGGTCGGTGCCGAGGTCGCCGGCCAGACTTTCGCGGATCCGCTCGTACAGGGCCAGGGCATCGGCCTGGCGACCTTGGGCGGCGAGCGCGTCCATGAGCAGCGCGGCCGCCCGCTCGTGGACGGGGTGCTCGGCGAGCAGTGCGGTCAGGCGGGCGGCGGCCGCATCGGCGCGGCCGAGGGACAGTTCGGCGTCGGCGAGGTCGGCGACCGCCTCGACCGAGGCGTGGGCCAGCCGGGTCGCGGTGGCAGGCGCCACCGCGACGATGAGCGAGGGCTCAGCGCCGGGACGGTCGCCCCACAGCGCCACGGCTTCGCCGAGTACGGCCGCCGCGGCGCTGGGGTCGCCGGCGCGCAGGCGGTCACGGCCGGTGGCGGCGAGTCGCTCGAACCGCAGTGCGTCCACGTCGGCCGCGTCCACGTCCAGCCGGTAGCCGCCCGCGATCTGCGCGACACAGTCGGCCGAGCCGAAGGTCCGGCGCAGCCGCGAGACAAGGGCCTGCAGAGCGTGGGCGGGGCCGGCCGGCGGATCCTCGGCCCAGATCGCGTCCACCAGGACGCCTTGCGGGACCGTACGACCGCCGGCGAGCGCCAGCCGCACGGCCAGACCCTGCAACCGCGCGCCGGCAACGGGCAGGACAGTGTCGCCGCGAGACGCCTGAAAGGCGCCGAGCAGCGTGATGCGAAGCCGCGCATCCCCATCCATCCCCCGATCTTCGCGCGGGCACCCTCGATCCCCAAATCAGGACAGCGGTGCCTGACTTCCCTGTCCACGCCAGTACCGGAAGGCACCGGACGGGAGTGTCAGCGCCATGTGCCCCCATGTCAGCGCCGTGTGTGCCCCGTGTGAGCGGCTGGCGTCAGTCTTTGCGTGCCTCGGACAGCAGAGGCTTCGGAAGGGGAGTTTCGTGCATGACGTAGTGATTGTGGGCGCCGGCCCGGTTGGTCTTTTCCTTGCCTGCGAGCTTGGCCTCGCGGGCTGCTCTGTCCTGGTGCTCGAGCGGGCGCCGGAACTCCGCTCCCCGTGGAAGGCGGACCCGCTCGGGATGCGGGGCCTGTCCGCCGCGTCGGTCGAGGCGTTCTACCGCCGCGAGATGCTTCACCCGCTGCTGAGAGCGTCGGGCGTCCACGACGGTCCCGCCGCGAACCCCGACACGGACGAGCCGTCACCACCTCGGGGCGTGGGCCACTTCGCAGGCATGATGCTCGATCCGGCCCAGGTCGACGTCACTGCCCTGCCGTTCCGGCTTGCCGGCCCGGCATCGGAGGGAGTGATGACGAGCCTCGAAGCCGTCGAGACGGTGCTGTCCGAGCGGGCGTCCAAGCTCGGCGTGGAGGTCAGGCGGGGCGTCACGGTCTCAGCCGTCGCGCAGGACGGCGAGAGCGTGGTCGTGCAAGCAGGCTGGCACGAGTACGCCGCGCGCTGGGTCGTCGGCTGCGACGGTGGACGCAGCACGGTGCGTGGGCTCGCGGGCTTCGAATTCGTCGGCACCGAGCCGCAGTTCACCGGCTACGTCCTGCTCGCGCCCATCGCCGATCCCGAGAAGCTGCACCCCGGGTTCAACCTGACGCCGACAGGCATGTACCTCCGGACGCCCGCGGAGGAGTACATCGGCATGCTGGAGTTCGACGGCGGCGCGTTCGACCGCTCGCAGCGGCCGACTCGCGAACATCTCCAGGCAGTTCTGCGCCGTGTGTCCGGCACCGACGTGACGCTGACCGACGTCCATCTCGCTTCGAGCTTCACCGATCGGGCGATGCAGACGACGACGTACCGGCAGGGGCGCGTCCTGCTCGCGGGCGACTCCGCTCACATCCACTCCCCCCTTGGCGCGCAGGGACTCAATCTCGGCCTCGGCGACGCCATGAACCTGGGATGGAAGCTCGCGGCGACCGTGCACGGGCACGCACCGGACGGGCTTCTCGACACCTACACCCGCGAGCGCCATCCGATCGGCGCGGGCGTGCTCGACTGGACGCGCGCCCAGGCCGCGGCCATGAAGCCGGACCCGCATGCCCAGGCGGTCCAAGGAGTGCTGCGCGACCTGCTCGGGACCCGAGACGGAACGACCTACGTGTTCAAGAAGACATCGGGATCGTCGAACCGCTACGACCTCGGCAGTGAGCACCCGCTGGTCGGCCGCAACGCCCCGGACCTCCGTCTCGAGGACGGCACTCGGCTCGGCGACCTGATGCAGGACGGGCGAGGCGTCGCGCTCAACTTCAGCATCGCCCGATCCCTACACGGTTCGGCGATGGGATGGGAGAGCCGGATCCGGTACGTGGCCGGTCCGGCGCGGAACGACCTCGGGCTGGGTGCCGTGCTGGTCCGACCTGACGGCACCGTCGCCTGGGCAGGTGATCGTGACCCTGACCGTGAAGCGTTCGAGCAGGCCGCCGGCCATTGGTTCGGCGCACCGCAAGTCTGAACCAGCCACCCCGACAACCGAGTTACAGGAGCACACATGACAATCACCATCCGCCCGGGAAGCACAGTGATGTTCGCCGGCGATTCGATCACCGACTGCCAACGGCTGGAGAGCGAGGAGCATCTTGGGTTCGGCTATCCGCTGCGCGTCGCGGGCGAGTGGGGATTCCGGCACCCGGACCGGGACGTGACGTGGCTGAACTCCGGCATCGCGGGCGACAAGGTGATGGACCTCGAAGCCCGCTGGCAGGCGGACGTCCTCGACGCGCGCCCGGACGTGGTGTCGATCCTCGTCGGCGGAAACGATGTCGGCTGGCACTCGTACGACCCGGACGGCTACGTGATCCCCGCGGAGGACTTCGCGGCAGGGTACGACCGCCTGCTCGCGCCCCTGGCCGAGGCCGGCGTCGATCTGATCCTCGTCGAGCCGTTCCTGCTGCCGATTCGCGGCGTTGTCGAGGTCGGCGACATGCACCTCGGCGAAGAGGTCCGAAGGGAGTGGCGGGCCGACCTGGACCCGAAGATCCAGGTCGTGCGCGAGCTGGCCCGCAAGTACGGCGCGCATCTGCTCGCCGCCGACGGCATGTTCGCCGAGCTCGCCGCGACGACCGGACCGGAGTACTGGGCCGCGGACGGCGTGCACCCGACGCCGGCCGGTCACGCCGCACTCGCGGCGGCCTGGCTGCGGCTGGTCGCGTGACCGGGCCTCGCGATCGCCCGCGACGGCGGTGGCACCGGGGACACCAGCCACACCGGTGACCGCGAGGAGCTTCACCGACCGGGACGTCGACGATGCGGCGGACGGAGGTAGTCAGTTCTCGCCGAAGTCCTTCGTCTTGATGAAGCGGTGGTCCGTTTTCGACGGTCCGTCCTTCGTTCCGCGCAGGATCCAGTAACCGGCGTCCTTGCGGGGCTTGTTGAAGCCGAACGTGCCGATGAGCAGCTCGTCGCGGCCATCGGTGTCGAGGTCGGCGATGTGCAGGTCCCAGCCGAAGAAGTCGCGGTCCCCTTCGTGCTCCGGGGAACCGCCGAGGCCGATCGTGTACCGGTCGATCTTGACGGTACGGGCCGGGTCGAGCCCGTCCTTGCCGCCGAGGACCACCGCCACCTCGCCGATGCGGCGATCGACGCCCGGCGACTGGGTGGCGATGTCGTCGTAGCCGTCGCCGTTGACATCGCCGACCGCGGCGGCGCTGACGACACCCAGCTTCCCCAGATCGCCGGCGGCCCTGCCCCGGCCCGGGCCCTCACCGCTTCCGTAGACGGCGACGGCTTCGCTGAAGCCCACCTGGGCGAGGATGTCGGCGTGTCCGTCGCCGTCGAAGTCCCCGGCGGCCACGGGCTTGCCGACGGGGGCCTGGCTGTCGGCCTGGTTCGTGATGCCGGGTACGGCCCCCGCGGGCTTCAGTCCCTGGGGCGTACCCCGGTAGAACACGGCGTCGATGACGTCTTCCGGCATGTCGTCGTCCTCGAAGCGGACATCCTCCTCGTCGTACTCGGACTTGGCGACCAGGTCGTCCCGGCCGTCGCCGTCGAAGTCGCCGACGACGGCGTGGGCCACGGACACCCACCCCTGTTGGCCCACATCGATGGTCGAAGTGGTGCGGGGCGCCCCGCCGTCACGGCTGAGCGGGCCGTACAGGACGGTGGCGGGCTGCGGCTTGCGGTCGTACTCGCTGCCGGGCTCCGCGAGGGTCAGCAGGTCCAGAGCCCCGTCGCCGTCGAAGTCCCCTGCTGCGGTGGCCGGGAGGACGTCGGCGGGCAGCTTGGTGACTCCCGCGAGGCCGTCGGGGTCGCCCCACACAATGCGCTGGTCGGGCGTGTACTTCCCGCTGGGGTGGCTCAGCAGGTTGCGTACGACGACATCGGCGTGGCCGTCGTCATCGAGATCCCCGGTGAACTGGGTCGACCGGTCGTAGGTGATCGGCGAGCTGGTGACCCGGGGGTCGGGCTTGGCGTAGCGCTCCGCGAGGCGGAAGGCATCGCCCGGCTTCGGGCCGCCGGGTGCGGCGAGGACGACGAAGCGGTTGTTGTGCCAGTCGCCCCCCGGCTTGGGCTCCTTGTACCAGCCGTTGACGACCGCGTCCGGGTGCCCGTCGCCGTTCACGTCGTCCCGGTTGACCTCGCCGTCGTCCCGCTGGGCGGGGGAAGGGGGCACCGGCGCCGACTTCCCGTCATCGCCCGAGCAGCCCGCGAACAGCAGGGTCGTCACGCAGAGGCAGACCAGGGCGACAGCAGGGCGGCGGGTACGGCGGCGGGGCATGGCGCAAGTCTGCGAGACGCAGCTCACGGGCCCGTAACGACGGGGTCAGGGTCGGATTCCGGTCAGGAACAGAACCGTCGGCGCAGCACTGACGTCAGGGGGCGGTGAACGCGTCAGCGGTCACGTCGCGTTCGAGGCTCGCCCCCTGGAAGCCGTACGTACCGATGTCCGAGACCTTGATCAGGAGGCAGTAGTGGTCGACCGCGCCCAGGGTGTCTGCCACTTGGTGGTAGTTCCTTCTGAGGAAGTGGATCGCGGCCTGGTTGGCCAGGGAGCTCTGGCCACAGACCAGCATGACCGGACGAGTCGCCTGCGGTGGCCTGAACTTGGCCACCAGGGCGTACTCCACCTCGTTCTTCCGGTAGGGGTAGCGTCGGCCGCCGACGTCGAACGCCACCGACTCCGGACCTTGACCGTACGGCTGGATGCTGACGCCGGGCAGGTGGGCCGCGAGGTGGCCGCCCGTGCGGAGGTTGGCCTCGCCGAGCGGACCGCCGATACAGAACTCCGTACGGTCGTTGTTGATGCCGCGGAAGTCCTCGCTGGACTCGGTCTCGACGTCACAGCCGAGTTGGCCGGCCAGGGTCGCGACCTCGATCATGGCGCGGATTTCCTTGTGCGTGGTGACGCCCCGCGTGTTGTGTTTGTTGCCGATGACGATGAAGCAGGTCTCCCCCGGGACGAGGCCGAAGAAGTCCGCTTTGCGGCGCAGCCGGCCGGTGCGCTTGCCGCGCTCCCAGAGCCAGACGAACCCACCACCGATGAGGCTGGTCACCAGACCGACCAGCACATTGACGACTACGGAAAAGATCGCCGCCCCCTCAGGCCCCCGCCGCGCACAGCAGTTCCGCGCGCATCGAACGCCTGATCCTCCATGACGGGCCCTGCCTGTGACAACCGGATCCTGCCCGAACGACGGATGGTGAAGAGTGTGGGGCATGGAGTTCTTCTGCTACCACCGCGATCGGCCCAACTCCGTGGCTCTGCGTCACGAGTTGCTGGAGGAGCACTGGTCCTACAT contains:
- a CDS encoding GDSL-type esterase/lipase family protein, which codes for MTITIRPGSTVMFAGDSITDCQRLESEEHLGFGYPLRVAGEWGFRHPDRDVTWLNSGIAGDKVMDLEARWQADVLDARPDVVSILVGGNDVGWHSYDPDGYVIPAEDFAAGYDRLLAPLAEAGVDLILVEPFLLPIRGVVEVGDMHLGEEVRREWRADLDPKIQVVRELARKYGAHLLAADGMFAELAATTGPEYWAADGVHPTPAGHAALAAAWLRLVA
- a CDS encoding FG-GAP repeat domain-containing protein, with product MPRRRTRRPAVALVCLCVTTLLFAGCSGDDGKSAPVPPSPAQRDDGEVNRDDVNGDGHPDAVVNGWYKEPKPGGDWHNNRFVVLAAPGGPKPGDAFRLAERYAKPDPRVTSSPITYDRSTQFTGDLDDDGHADVVVRNLLSHPSGKYTPDQRIVWGDPDGLAGVTKLPADVLPATAAGDFDGDGALDLLTLAEPGSEYDRKPQPATVLYGPLSRDGGAPRTTSTIDVGQQGWVSVAHAVVGDFDGDGRDDLVAKSEYDEEDVRFEDDDMPEDVIDAVFYRGTPQGLKPAGAVPGITNQADSQAPVGKPVAAGDFDGDGHADILAQVGFSEAVAVYGSGEGPGRGRAAGDLGKLGVVSAAAVGDVNGDGYDDIATQSPGVDRRIGEVAVVLGGKDGLDPARTVKIDRYTIGLGGSPEHEGDRDFFGWDLHIADLDTDGRDELLIGTFGFNKPRKDAGYWILRGTKDGPSKTDHRFIKTKDFGEN